In one Terriglobales bacterium genomic region, the following are encoded:
- the raiA gene encoding ribosome-associated translation inhibitor RaiA, giving the protein MNVEYTGRQYEITPAIRKQVEHGLGKIKKIFGENFESHVILTAEKYRQIAEITVLVRDHSIVGAAEGTEMTMVVGEALGRIERQAIKYKARWRARKRHQRRKWAAAQPRERALQVAVGASATTAVPVVVHTYPALVRTTEAHVVPAQDAVALRPMRLEEAIKEAEFRDREVFVFRDEKGKIKVLHRTKDGKMELIEAP; this is encoded by the coding sequence ATGAACGTTGAGTACACCGGAAGGCAGTACGAAATCACTCCCGCAATCCGCAAACAGGTGGAACACGGCCTGGGAAAAATCAAAAAAATCTTTGGCGAGAATTTTGAAAGCCACGTCATCCTGACGGCGGAAAAGTACCGTCAGATCGCGGAGATCACCGTGCTGGTGCGCGACCACTCGATTGTGGGCGCGGCCGAAGGCACCGAGATGACCATGGTGGTCGGCGAGGCGCTGGGCCGCATCGAGCGGCAGGCGATCAAGTACAAGGCGCGCTGGCGCGCGCGCAAGCGGCATCAGCGGCGCAAATGGGCCGCCGCGCAGCCGCGCGAACGCGCCCTGCAGGTGGCCGTTGGCGCCAGCGCCACCACCGCCGTGCCGGTGGTCGTGCATACCTATCCCGCCCTGGTGCGCACCACCGAAGCGCACGTCGTGCCGGCGCAGGACGCCGTCGCGCTCCGCCCCATGCGCCTGGAAGAGGCCATCAAGGAGGCCGAGTTCCGCGACCGCGAGGTCTTCGTCTTCCGCGACGAAAAAGGCAAGATCAAGGTCCTGCACCGCACCAAAGACGGCAAGATGGAGCTGATCGAGGCGCCGTAG